The Candidatus Sulfotelmatobacter sp. genomic sequence GTCTCGAGCGAGAGCTTGTCGTTGGCACCGATGTTGGACTTGGGAACGTCCTGGGTGCGCGAGAAGTTGTAGATGAAGCCGAGGCTCGAGCGGATCGCCAGCGGCTTCGCGGGATCGAGGTAAGTGAGATTGGTGCCGTCGAGTCCGATGCCGAAACCAGCAACCTTGCCCCAGTCTCCCAGGGGAAAGTCGGCCATGGTGTAGCCGCCGGCCAGATACGATCGCTGCGACGCCGCATGCACGACGACCGGCATGAGCGCGATCGCAGCCAGCGCGCTCCCGAATCCGATTCGAGCCAAACGCATGTGCTCCTCCTCATCGTTCGTCCGGGGGCTGAGTTGCTCGGGCCGAGGCATGATACCTTGAAACGCGTCGTGAGCGCCGCCTCGTCGCCGTCATCCGACAACCGAGTCGTCACCACACTCCGCAGACTCGAAGGCGGCGTGCTGGTCGCGGCTTTCGTCCTCTCGATGATCCTGCCGCTGATCGACACGATCGGGCGGCCGTTCGGCGGCCTTTTTCTTCCCGGCTCCGCCACCTATCGCGCCCAGCTCACGCTGTGGCTCGCGTTCCTCGGCGGACTGCTCGCCACCCGCGAGCACCGTCACCTGACGCTCTCGACCGCGGAAGCCATCGGTCACGCGAAGATTCGCGATGCCGCCCGGCAGTTCTCGTCTTCGATCGCGGCGGCGGTGTGCGCGGTGCTCGCCTACTCCGCGGCGGGAGTGGTGGCGGCCGACCGCGAGCAGGGCCTGCGGCTCGCGATCGGCATTCCCGCCTGGTGGACGGAGTGCATCATGCCGGCGGCGCTCGGCCTGATCGCGCTACGGCTGGCGCTCGGGGCCGCGGATCGCTGGAGCGGCCGCTGGCCGGCGTTCGTCGCGATCGCCGCGGCCTTCGCGCTCGGGCTGGCGCCCGGTCTCGGCCACGCGCTCGCGATACCGATTCTGGCGCTGATCGTGCTGGCGGCGCTGGTGGGAGCGCCAGTGTTCGTCGCCATGGGCGGCATCGCGCTGGTGTTGTTCTGGAAGGACGGCGTGCCGGTATCGGCGGTGACCGCCGAGATCTACCGCCTGATGGTCTCGCCGACGCTGCCCGCGATTCCGCTGCTCACCGCCTGCGGCTACGTGATGGCGGAATCGAACGCCGCCAGCCGGCTGGTGAGGTTCTTCCGAGCGCTGTTCGGCTGGATGCCCGGCGGCATCGCGATCCTGGTGGCGGCGGTGTGCGCGGTATTCACCACCTTCACCGGTGGCTCGGGCGTCACCATCATGGCGCTCGGCGGCCTGCTCTATCCGATCCTGCGTGAAGAAAGATACCCCGAGAGCTTCTCGCTCGGGCTGGTCACCGCGGCCGGCAGCCTCGGGCTCCTGTTTCCGCCCAGCCTGCCGGTGATTCTCTACGCGATCGTCGCCAACGTGCCCCCCGACTCGCTGTATCTCGCCGGCCTGATTCCCGGTGTCTTGCTGGTGGCCATCGTGGCGCTCTACGGCATGCAGGTCGGCCAGCGAGTGGGCGCGCCGCGCCATGCCTTCTCGCTCCGCGAAATGCTGGCCGCGCTGTGGGCGGCCAAGTGGGAGCTGGCCATTCCGGCGGTGGTGGTGGTGCTGTTCGCCACCGGGCTCGCGACCATCGTCGAGGCCTCGGCGGTGGCGCTACTGGCCGCGATCGTGATCGAGTGCTTCATCATGCGCGACATCCATCCGATTCACGCGCTGCCCGGCGTGCTGGTGAAGGCCGGAGTGCTGTGCGGCTCGGTGCTGATCCTGCTCTCGAGCGCGCTCGGGCTCACCAGCTGGATGGTGGATGCGCAGATCCCCAGTGCGCTGCTGGCAGCCGTGCGCACGCA encodes the following:
- a CDS encoding TRAP transporter large permease subunit, whose translation is MKRVVSAASSPSSDNRVVTTLRRLEGGVLVAAFVLSMILPLIDTIGRPFGGLFLPGSATYRAQLTLWLAFLGGLLATREHRHLTLSTAEAIGHAKIRDAARQFSSSIAAAVCAVLAYSAAGVVAADREQGLRLAIGIPAWWTECIMPAALGLIALRLALGAADRWSGRWPAFVAIAAAFALGLAPGLGHALAIPILALIVLAALVGAPVFVAMGGIALVLFWKDGVPVSAVTAEIYRLMVSPTLPAIPLLTACGYVMAESNAASRLVRFFRALFGWMPGGIAILVAAVCAVFTTFTGGSGVTIMALGGLLYPILREERYPESFSLGLVTAAGSLGLLFPPSLPVILYAIVANVPPDSLYLAGLIPGVLLVAIVALYGMQVGQRVGAPRHAFSLREMLAALWAAKWELAIPAVVVVLFATGLATIVEASAVALLAAIVIECFIMRDIHPIHALPGVLVKAGVLCGSVLILLSSALGLTSWMVDAQIPSALLAAVRTHIHSPHVFLLALNVVLLVLGSVLEIYSAIIILAPLVAPIGAAFGIDPVHLGVVFLANLELGFLFPPVGLNLFLSSSRFDKPLPQLYRYVVPFLLILGGGVLMITYLPQMTTGILRLLGK